Sequence from the Longimicrobiaceae bacterium genome:
GCAGCCCGTGCAGCGCGGCGCCCGACGTCGCCCCCGCCGCGGCCGCGTCGGAGATCTCCTGCGCCGCCCGCAGCCGCCGCAGCGCCGCCTCCGCCTCTTCCTGAGCCGCGCGGGCGCGGGCCTGCGCCACCTCCGCGTCGCGCGCCACCTCCGCGTCGCGCGCCATCTCGCGGGCCACGCGGGTCTGCTCCTCCAGCCGCGCAGCCTGCTCGCGCAGCCGCTCCGCCGCGGCGTCGGCCTCGCGGGCGCGGCGCTCGGTCTCGGCGAGCTGGTCGCGGTGGCGCGCCTCGCCGTGCGGCAGCGCATCGGGAGCGGGGCGATCGCTCACGCCCGCCGCCTGCGTCCAGCCGTCTCCGCCAGGCGGGTCACCGCCGCAGCCATACGGCCCATCGTCGCTCCCCTCCACGGTGCACCTTCTCGCGAGAACTCCGGGCCGCCGTTTACAAGATGCGCGCCAAGAACGAGTTCCGGCCGCCGAAGCCCGCTTCCCGCATCCGCCGAACGACGAAGGGCCCGGCGCAATCCATCGCGCCAGGCCCCTGCATCCCATCCGCCGCAACGATGCGGCTCCTTTGATTCATCGCTCATCCGCACGGGGATCGTCCAGCCGATGGTGCCGTGCTCAACGATCACCCACCGGATGCGCATCTACCGGCGCCGTCACGTAGCCCGGCCATCTCCCGACGGGCTCGGACGAGGAACGGTGTCGCAGCTACCGCACCGGCTCCGCGGCCGCGGCGGGCAGGGGCGGCGCCTGGGCGCCCGCGGCAATGCGCTCCAGCAGCGACACCACCTCTTCGAGCATCGTGGCGCCGCGGTCGCGCACGTACCAGGTGCGCACCAGCTTGTATCGCTCCTCCTTGGGCAGCTTCAGGCCCTCTTCCAGGACCCACTTCTGGAGCGGAGCGGGGCGCGGGCCCCACCAGCCGCGCTCGCGGAAGTCCTCGTCCAGCACCATCACCACGGGAATGGAGCGCGACGTGCCGGTGAGGTGCGCATCCATGAGGTCCAGGTTGGCGTCGCGGCCCAGCAGGCGCAGGTCCACCCCGG
This genomic interval carries:
- a CDS encoding thioredoxin family protein, whose amino-acid sequence is MLEDRFGQGMTFAEFLEVAVENRELWPKLYERAALPEAFAARVRALPGRWHLLVLSEDWCGDSVNTIPMLQRLTEAAPGVDLRLLGRDANLDLMDAHLTGTSRSIPVVMVLDEDFRERGWWGPRPAPLQKWVLEEGLKLPKEERYKLVRTWYVRDRGATMLEEVVSLLERIAAGAQAPPLPAAAAEPVR